A single genomic interval of Lathyrus oleraceus cultivar Zhongwan6 chromosome 7, CAAS_Psat_ZW6_1.0, whole genome shotgun sequence harbors:
- the LOC127105742 gene encoding mitochondrial import receptor subunit TOM6 homolog, producing MFPGFMRKPDKTAALKELKAHVAMFGTWVVVVRLTPYILHFLNRESEELKLEL from the coding sequence ATGTTTCCAGGGTTCATGCGAAAGCCAGACAAGACTGCGGCATTGAAGGAGCTCAAAGCTCACGTCGCCATGTTTGGGACATGGGTCGTTGTGGTTCGTCTCACCCCTTACATTCTTCACTTTCTCAACCGCGAAAGCGAGGAACTCAAGCTCGAGCTTTAG